The following is a genomic window from Candidatus Methylomirabilota bacterium.
GGACCTGTGGGAGAGCCTCCACATGAGACCGGACGCGGCGCCGCCGATCCGAGCGCAGCGGGACGGACTTGATCGTCATCTTGACGAGCTCGACCGGGGTGACACTGAAACGGTCCCAATAACAGGTTTGTGGATCGCGGGGTTGTAGTGCGATCTGTGTCGGCATACAGAATAGGAGAAAAAAGCGATGAAATTTCACTGCTCAAGACTAGTCGTAACAGTCGCAGTGTTGATGGCAGTCTTGACGATGCCAGTCGCTGCACGCGCAGCGGTTAAGTACTACGTATCGCTTGGCGACTCGCTTGCGGCTGGGTTCCAGCCGACCGGTTCATTTGCCCAGGGTTACGCCGATCAGTTGTTCACCGCCCTCCGCGCCAAG
Proteins encoded in this region:
- a CDS encoding addiction module protein, which produces MRTPAIDIEKLSSEERLRLIEDLWESLHMRPDAAPPIRAQRDGLDRHLDELDRGDTETVPITGLWIAGL